GCCCGATTTTGTGTTTAATAGGTAAATTTAAAGCCTGTGTAAAAACTTGAAGGTTGCTATCGCGCAAGAAATTTCTCTTGCCCTTTATGAAGTATAAATATATTTTTAGCTATAACTAAAAATATTTTAATTCTTACAAAAATTTAAAATTATATCAGAGTAAAAGTTATGACTCGCCCTCTCTATTTTTCTGATCTTGCCCGTGGTGTAACGCCCTTTCTCATCTATTTGTTATTCGTTGGATGTGGCAAATTGTTGACGACGGCACCTGATGATACAACAGACGCCCCTATGGACAATCCCCCTTCTATTATGGCGGCATTCGCCCGAGGCGACGAACAATTTGCCCGAATTTTTACCATTTCAGATGGGTTGGGCCCAATTTTTAATCAGCCGAGTTGTGAGACCTGTCATCCAGGAGATGGTCGAGGCACGCCAGCAACGGCACTGACGCGTTTTAGCATCAATGGAGATCTCGTGCCGACGCTGGGTGGACCGCAACTTCAGGATCGCAGCATTCCCGGGGTGGATCCCGAGACGATTCCACCTGGTGCTGAAACTTCGGTGCGAATGCCTCCCCCGGTTTTTGCACGGGGTTTAATGGAGTTTATTCCAGATGAAACAATTATCGCGCTTGCCGATCCCGAAGATGCAGACGGCGATGGGATTTCCGGACGTGTGAATTGGGTGAAACCACCAGATTTTGTTCCGCCTTATATGAATGGATCAGGACCTGGCATGGCAGTCGGTCGGTTCGGCCTTAAGGCCAATGTCGCATCCCTGTTGC
This sequence is a window from Gemmatimonadota bacterium. Protein-coding genes within it:
- a CDS encoding thiol oxidoreductase; its protein translation is MTRPLYFSDLARGVTPFLIYLLFVGCGKLLTTAPDDTTDAPMDNPPSIMAAFARGDEQFARIFTISDGLGPIFNQPSCETCHPGDGRGTPATALTRFSINGDLVPTLGGPQLQDRSIPGVDPETIPPGAETSVRMPPPVFARGLMEFIPDETIIALADPEDADGDGISGRVNWVKPPDFVPPYMNGSGPGMAVGRFGLKANVASLLHQIVAAYHDDIGITTDYIPEESLHPRVADLSLSDIAPDPEVPATEVLDVLMYIRTLAVPKRGDITPQVQRGDMLFNQIGCASCHVPVLKTGPSKIPSLNFVDAPLYTDMLLHDMGPGLADNRADWTANGREWRTPPLVGLRLAADNLGGTVHYLHDGRTTNLSEAILTHGGEAQASRERFAGLSAEDKEALLAFLLSL